In a genomic window of Candidatus Glassbacteria bacterium:
- a CDS encoding DUF3486 family protein: MPPRSPIIQLPDQVKTELDQRLLAGGFAGYAGLAVWLEDQGFSISKSALHRYGSAFEEKTEKLRAATQMSIQLAETVGDDAGAMNDALIRLAQGELFEQLLEADKDGKSLVDALPEITLSVARLTRASVLQKKWQTEFRDKLKAAAREVDKIARKGGLTDEAAGTIREKILGVVG; this comes from the coding sequence ATTCAGCTTCCAGATCAGGTCAAGACCGAACTGGACCAGCGGCTATTGGCCGGTGGCTTCGCCGGGTACGCGGGCCTCGCCGTGTGGTTGGAGGATCAGGGCTTCTCCATCAGCAAGTCCGCCTTGCACCGCTACGGCAGCGCCTTCGAGGAAAAGACCGAGAAGCTGCGGGCCGCAACCCAAATGTCCATCCAACTGGCCGAAACGGTGGGGGACGATGCGGGCGCCATGAACGACGCCTTGATCCGGCTGGCCCAGGGGGAATTGTTCGAGCAACTGCTCGAGGCGGATAAGGACGGGAAATCCCTGGTGGACGCGCTCCCGGAAATCACCCTCTCCGTGGCCCGCCTCACCCGCGCCTCCGTGCTGCAAAAGAAATGGCAGACCGAGTTCCGCGACAAACTGAAAGCGGCCGCCCGGGAGGTGGACAAGATCGCCCGCAAGGGCGGCCTCACCGATGAAGCGGCCGGGACGATCCGGGAGAAGATTCTGGGGGTGGTGGGGTGA